The following are from one region of the Actinoplanes sp. L3-i22 genome:
- the purN gene encoding phosphoribosylglycinamide formyltransferase, with the protein MTDPAPARLVVLISGSGSNLQALLDAATDPAYGAEVVAVGADRDGIAGLEIAAAAGVPTFVDSVKAYPTRDDWDAAVTGHVAAHRPDLVISAGFLKLVGKQFLDAFGDRYINTHNALLPSFPGIHGPRDALAYGVKLAGATLFFVDAGVDTGPIIAQVSVPVLDDDTEATLTERIKVAERAQLVEFVGRLVRDGWTIKDRKVRIP; encoded by the coding sequence GTGACTGACCCCGCGCCCGCCCGCCTGGTCGTCCTGATCTCCGGATCGGGCAGCAACCTGCAAGCTCTTCTCGACGCGGCCACGGATCCGGCGTACGGCGCCGAGGTCGTCGCGGTCGGTGCGGACCGGGACGGCATCGCCGGCCTGGAGATCGCCGCCGCGGCCGGTGTGCCCACGTTCGTGGACTCGGTGAAGGCCTACCCGACCCGCGACGACTGGGACGCCGCGGTCACCGGGCACGTCGCCGCGCACCGCCCCGACCTGGTCATCTCGGCCGGCTTCCTGAAGCTGGTCGGCAAGCAGTTCCTGGACGCGTTCGGCGACCGGTACATCAACACGCACAACGCGCTGCTGCCGTCGTTCCCCGGCATCCACGGGCCGCGCGACGCGCTCGCCTACGGCGTGAAGCTGGCCGGCGCGACGCTTTTCTTCGTCGACGCCGGTGTCGACACCGGGCCGATCATCGCCCAGGTCAGTGTCCCCGTGCTCGACGACGACACGGAAGCCACGCTGACCGAGCGGATCAAGGTGGCCGAGCGGGCCCAGCTGGTCGAGTTCGTCGGCCGCCTGGTCCGCGACGGCTGGACCATCAAAGACAGGAAGGTACGGATTCCGTGA